In Podospora pseudoanserina strain CBS 124.78 chromosome 5, whole genome shotgun sequence, a single window of DNA contains:
- a CDS encoding hypothetical protein (EggNog:ENOG503NWT5; COG:S), whose protein sequence is MNDGDHDRPSRPSNAHWIGDTESTDNKRPATSASARGSNLKPENIPPLHPPSALAVPETSYFDSPSGDLRHSDSQAEIAVRQHLQDIESSFDAPLSPIPSTSNGFDDTFVFDSPSKKPAAPLPKAPADDADESQMLPVPSRTASGTSNNADVSELTKSGNDEKQEDTSKATRSLEAFSSSPTAAAAARTISRAFSEAVSINADTSPDRTNPLKDEPYLDHSTESSLVIPPSKEEPAHHNDQENNWQRASVDTGSVNSQAMKSASRPKFLRSRNASQRSSVSSTLTDPESDNTVGIGDYALQSGGAVPSLGMPRNFNSFLSRSISMGSIASGVDDMHDHIGPSVGQLETLDEVDSSLSPQPQPPPHRRAPRVDDEEEDDDVLRTPTQSKSSAALAAPTDTVLARHVRDVHVPESLANEYKSKGGLTTPGRSVTFDNVNLGASTTSRHGKSLTLKEQSSTIERLSKENFDLKLKVMFLSDRLDKLSEEGIKEMISENVELKTGLAVLQRDNKVLRRRVKELEKQLKDEDERPGTAKSAGSEDEDAHDREEELIYLREQMEEYVTEIERLRNENLNREAEKRKMAELVKTLGERAGERMGENLGRQEEADVWKDLLEQETARREQSDEDNRRLRDEVFRLKQEVAQQMGLPISSSSSFHHSRRHAPFSPAARPPTASFSSQDMDNATTVSVTLVDDLRRESEQLRHENAELRREVGAQTSMLTSRNREKERLYQEIEDLKMAQRRGGPAPSTIDSLLERSASRAGVHERSHSRISGGATTVLDDLDRDELEEKLAELRDKNNELKLQNQDLQRELDACMEDFETAVEAKKQAEELVAALQEDIDAAMNDLMALQAERDEALQEHANLEAEFEALRKEAQEEIDALEGEADQRTGEIERLQLDLNDRTENFDALQEEMRKMSDALVRLEDEQESKIRRISQLEQELGDANRELEELELKLLEANDKANRLSVQQESSQGEIAFLREEQEGDKIRIGDLEAALANVEQSLRDEKDRTRELEQRLATERRQREIVANKEKEEVQQFVNELNREASTAKDEARRLRKSLSSREVEATEWKERLLELENNLREALGDLSGTRSSLLKNIAKMQRDLENTVRDLDSTKASLVEKDRIIKQRDALLESHSHETRKLAEMLDKERAAHRNVKNQFETFQKTHSHVTRTVSSQDSRIMELEAQKAADKKRISQLESSFKEQLTERNNLLLILWTRLSTLCGSDWAHDNSLINGRALPSLEAVSTMLPGFSKNLMAAVKMIETMIGNFQTKIKSVEKDLWKEYQTLEGLLDQRTKKLDRLESIVRNNIATGQLSGHSHSSRDADKLARLEEAYRQLKVECHTLRTAAEVRARQAYAATGDPNGLHDPTSPVGGSPSPSVPTGPKAKSRIPKTGSRGSSLGRTGAPVPSRSSSQFHSHSSRTHLAADEFGMLSPDGGSNPANNSNGTTPHHTDNEAPTSPLHQQDKTPRESLTNQAAGSNTASVAGSQGGTGQSMENKWMLRLRDLEYKLKAEREGRILDRGEAMKRINASESENMALRENLERERRRQLQLSQQGERERERGRGEGERGEGGRGDKGQGR, encoded by the exons ATGAACGACGGCGACCACGATCGCCCCTCCCGGCCGAGCAACGCCCACTGGATCGGCGACACAGAGTCTACCGATAACAAACGGCCCGCCACCTCCGCTTCCGCCAGAGGAAGCAATCTCAAGCCCGAAAACATCCCTCCACTGCACCCgccctccgccctcgccgtgCCCGAGACCAGCTATTTTGACAGCCCTAGCGGTGATCTGAGACACTCCGATTCCCAGGCTGAGATCGCTGTTCGACAGCACCTGCAAGACATCGAGTCTAGCTTTGACGCCCCTCTGTCACCCATTCCCTCGACCAGCAATGGCTTTGACGATACGTTTGTCTTCGACTCGCCGTCAAAGAAGCCGGCTGCACCATTGCCGAAGGCGCCTGCAGATGATGCCGACGAGTCGCAGATGCTACCCGTCCCGAGTCGAACGGCTTCCGGTACATCCAATAACGCTGACGTGTCCGAGCTAACCAAGTCTGGCAACGACGAAAAGCAGGAGGATACCAGCAAGGCGACGCGGTCGTTGGAGGcattttcttcctctccgaCAGCGGCTGCTGCGGCGCGGACGATATCGAGAGCCTTTTCCGAGGCCGTGTCCATCAACGCCGACACCAGCCCCGACAGGACGAACCCTCTTAAAGACGAGCCATACCTTGATCATTCTACCGAAAGCTCTCTGGTCATACCGCCGAGCAAGGAAGAACCAGCCCACCACAACGATCAAGAAAACAATTGGCAGCGGGCATCAGTCGACACAGGGAGCGTCAACAGCCAGGCGATGAAGTCTGCCAGCCGTCCCAAGTTCCTCCGGAGTCGAAACGCTAGTCAACGTTCGTCCGTGTCGTCGACCCTCACCGATCCTGAGAGCGACAATACCGTGGGAATTGGAGATTATGCGCTCCAATCAGGGGGCGCCGTTCCCTCGCTGGGCATGCCCCGCAATTTCAACAGCTTTCTCTCCCGGTCTATCAGCATGGGCAGCATAGCTAGCGGAGTTGACGACATGCACGATCATATCGGGCCCAGCGTCGGTCAACTCGAAACCCTGGACGAAGTCGACTCGAGCCTCTcaccccaaccacaaccaccaccacacagaCGAGCACCACGTGtcgacgatgaagaggaggacgatgatgtgCTGCgaaccccaacccaatccAAATCCTCGGCTGCGCTTGCCGCCCCGACCGATACTGTGCTCGCCCGACATGTTAGAGACGTACACGTGCCAGAATCGCTGGCGAACGAATACAAGTCCAAGGGGGGGCTGACGACGCCGGGAAGGTCCGTCACGTTTGATAATGTCAATCTTGGGGCGTCCACGACGAGTCGGCATGGCAAGAGCCTGACGCTCAAGGAGCAGAGCAGCACCATTGAGCGGCTGAGCAAGGAGAACTTTgacctcaagctcaaggttATGTTTTTGAGCGACCGTCTGGACAAGCTCTCTGAAGAGGGTATTAAGGAGATGATCTCGGAGAATGTGGAGCTCAAGACtgggttggcggtgttgCAGCGGGATAACAAGGTGTTGCGGAGGCGGgtgaaggagctggagaagcaaTTGAAGGACGAAGACGAACGGCCGGGGACAGCTAAGAGCGCCGGgtctgaggatgaggatgcgcATgacagggaggaggagctgatcTACCTGAGAGAACAAATGGAGGAGTACGTCACGGAAATTGAGAGGCTACGGAATGAGAACCTTAACAGGGAAgcggagaagagaaagatggCCGAGCTTGTCAAGACTTTGGGAGAAAGGGCCGGCGAGAGAATGGGCGAGAATCTTGGCCGACAAGAGGAAGCGGATGTCTGGAAGGATTTGTTGGAACAAGAGACTGCCAGGAGAGAACAAAGCGACGAGGATAATCGCCGGCTACGCGACGAGGTATTCCGGTTGAAGCAGGAGGTGGCCCAACAAATGGGGCTACCAATAAGCTCATCATCTAGCTTCCACCACAGCAGGAGGCACGCACCATTCTCACCCGCAGCACGACCACCGACAGCCTCGTTTTCGTCCCAGGATATGGACAACGCAACAACTGTGAGTGTCACACTGGTTGATGACCTACGCCGGGAGAGTGAACAGTTGCGCCACGAGAACGCTGAGCTCCGCCGAGAAGTGGGCGCCCAGACCTCGATGTTGACGTCCAGGAACCGAGAGAAGGAGCGCTTGTACCAAGAGATTGAAGATCTCAAGATGGCCCAACGACGAGGCGGCCCAGCCCCATCGACTATCGACAGTCTCTTGGAACGGTCGGCATCCCGGGCTGGTGTTCACGAGCGGTCCCATTCACGCATTAGCGGCGGTGCCACGACAGTTCTCGACGACCTGGACCGGgatgagctcgaggagaagctggccgAGCTGCGTGACAAGAACAACGAGCTCAAGCTACAGAATCAAGATCTGCAAAGAGAGTTGGATGCCTGCATGGAAGACTTTGAGACCGCGGTGGAAGCTAAGAAGCAAgccgaggagctggtcgCCGCCCTGCAAGAGGATATTGACGCCGCTATGAACGACTTGATGGCCCTCCAGGCGGAGCGTGACGAAGCACTGCAAGAGCATGCCAACCTCGAGGCCGAATTCGAAGCCTTGCGTAAGGAAGCACAAGAAGAGATTGATGCCCTGGAGGGAGAAGCAGACCAGCGTACCGGCGAAATTGAGAGACTCCAGCTTGACCTCAATGACCGCACCGAAAACTTTGACGCCTTGCAGGAAGAGATGCGTAAGATGAGTGATGCACTTGTCAGACTGGAAGATGAGCAGGAGTCCAAGATTCGCCGGATCTCCCAACTGGAGCAAGAGCTGGGCGACGCCAACAGGGAGTtggaggaactcgagcttaaGCTGCTTGAAGCCAACGACAAGGCTAACCGCCTGTCGGTGCAGCAAGAGTCCAGCCAGGGCGAGATTGCCTTCTTGCgagaagagcaggagggaGACAAGATTCGGATCGGAGACCTCGAGGCTGCTCTCGCTAATGTCGAGCAGAGCCTGCGGGATGAGAAGGATCGTACCAGGGAGCTGGAGCAACGTCTCGCTACCGAGAGAAGACAACGCGAGATTGTcgccaacaaggagaaggaagaggttcAGCAGTTTGTCAACGAACTCAACCGGGAGGCATCGACGGCCAAGGACGAGGCTCGGAGACTCCGGAAGAGTCTGTCGAGCCGGGAGGTCGAAGCCACCGAGTGGAAGGAGAGATTACTGGAGCTCGAAAACAACTTGCGCGAGGCGTTGGGTGACTTGAGCGGTACTAGGTCCAGCTTGCTCAAG AACATCGCCAAGATGCAACGGGATCTCGAAAACACTGTCCGCGACCTCGACTCTACCAAGGCCTCGCTCGTCGAGAAGGATCGCATCATCAAGCAGCGTGATGCTCTACTCGAGTCTCACAGCCACGAAACCCGGAAGCTGGCCGAGATGCTCGACAAGGAGCGGGCCGCCCACCGCAACGTCAAGAACCAGTTTGAGACGTTCCAAAAGACGCACTCTCATGTCACCCGCACGGTTAGCTCCCAAGATTCGCGGATCATGGAGCTCGAGGCCCAAAAGGCTGCAGACAAGAAGCGCATCTCTCAGTTGGAGAGCAGCTTCAAGGAGCAGCTTACGGAGCGCAACAACCTGTTGCTCATTCTCTGGACCCGTCTGTCCACCCTTTGTGGTTCAGATTGGGCACATGACAACAGCCTCATCAACGGGCGTGCCTTGCCCAGTCTGGAGGCTGTTTCGACCATGCTTCCCGGTTTCAGCAAGAACCTGATGGCGGCTGTCAAGATGATTGAGACGATGATTGGTAACTTCCAGACCAAGATCAAGTCGGTCGAAAAGGACCTCTGGAAAGAGTACCAGACTCTGGAAGGGCTGCTAGATCAGCGaaccaagaagctcgacagGCTGGAGTCCATTGTGCGCAACAACATTGCCACCGGACAACTCAGTGGCCACAGCCACTCTTCGCGTGACGCGGACAAACTTGCTCGCTTGGAGGAGGCGTACAGACAGCTCAAAGTAGAATGCCACACCTTGCGGACAGCTGCGGAGGTTAGAGCCCGGCAGGCTTACGCGGCGACTGGTGATCCGAATGGGTTGCATGATCCCACTTCTCCAGTTGGGGGGAGCCCATCCCCTTCTGTGCCCACTGGCCCCAAGGCTAAGAGCCGGATCCCCAAGACGGGTAGCAGGGGGAGTTCGCTTGGACGGACGGGCGCACCTGTACCGTCTCGTTCCTCAAGCCAGTTCCACTCTCACTCGTCGAGGACCCATCTCGCGGCTGATGAGTTTGGGATGCTGTCTCCTGACGGGGGTAGTAATCCTgcaaacaacagcaacgggACTACGCCCCACCACACGGACAATGAAGCTCCTACCTCACCACTACATCAACAGGACAAGACACCGAGGGAGAGCTTGACCAACCAAGCAGCTGGCTCTAATACGGCTTCGGTTGCTGGTTCACAAGGTGGGACGGGGCAGTCGATGGAGAATAAATGGATGCTGAGACTACGGGATCTGGAGTATAAGCTcaaggcggagagggaggggaggataCTGGATCGGGgggaggcgatgaagaggatTAATGCTAGTGAGAGTGAGAATAtggcgttgagggagaaTCTGGaacgggagaggaggaggcagttgCAGTTGAGTCAgcagggggagagggagcgggagagggggaga ggagagggggagaggggagagggagggaggggggataaAGGACAGGGCAGGTAG
- a CDS encoding hypothetical protein (COG:S; EggNog:ENOG503P9U8), which produces MSKQSTPTKTPKPPPSIISTQIGSDYDDLENDPPTPPSTSFSFASPSTSRAPSPQRQKMCIPLSLPYCKEGAIPTPGKTYIITALYLPSSPHRHCPTDDEDSSNQILRAMTLCGGQLKLQELRRMNVTTGCWFWECITKEGWLGFRNVASGTYLGQNGKLEVVATAPHCKAWEWFCVRRVPFVDRAGGKEKERDGYVLLIKHWDTLRWVDVSIVPDGTVNKERWCLAGTDRATVWGFVEVGEHDG; this is translated from the coding sequence aTGTCCAAACaatccacccccaccaaaacccccaaaccacccccctccatcatctccacccAAATCGGTTCTGACTACGACGACCTCGAGAACgaccccccaacacccccctccacctccttctccttcgccagcccctccacctcccgtGCGCCATCTCCGCAGCGTCAGAAGATGTGCATCCCTCTGTCCCTCCCATATTGCAAAGAGGGTGCGATCCCCACACCAGGAAAGACTTACATCATTACCGCACTGTatcttccttcctcgccgcatCGTCATTGCCCcaccgatgatgaagacagcagcaaccagaTCCTGAGGGCCATGACCCTATGTGGGGGGCAGCTCAAGCTGCAGGAGCTACGGCGAATGAATGTGACGACTGGGTGTTGGTTCTGGGAGTGCATTACCAAGGAAGGATGGCTTGGTTTTAGGAATGTGGCTAGTGGGACATATCTGGGCCAGAATGGAAAGCTGGAAGTGGTGGCGACTGCTCCGCACTGTAAAGCGTGGGAGTGGTTTTGCGTGAGGAGGGTTCCGTTTGTGGATCGAgctggggggaaggagaaagagagggatGGGTACGTGTTGTTGATAAAGCATTGGGATACATTGAGGTGGGTGGACGTGTCGATTGTGCCGGATGGGACGGTGAATAAGGAGAGGTGGTGCTTGGCGGGAACGGACAGGGCGACGGTGTGGGGGtttgtcgaggttggggagcatgatgggtga
- a CDS encoding hypothetical protein (EggNog:ENOG503NV1Q; COG:Q) — MVIFNSLVLTGVLVSSVLYIFASRIKTYLRLRHIPGPAGAALSRSWIFRKTMAGRIPNALAEVAGEYGPLARVGPNWLICSDTKEIRRMWSVHSGWHRDVWYNGFRFDPANDNILTANENKVHHRIRSNVLPGYNAKGITTQEGVIDTQVGKLLGLIEKKYVSSKETGIRPMDMARKFLYFTQDTTSALGFTTPFGYLDVDEDFNNTISTLEGMLPTVTTLGLFPVIISLMNNPLVKSLLPKPHDNNGMGKLLGLIKDRVDVRYENKAKGEEDILQRFVESNLSRQEVEAEVLIMLFGGTDTTATALRMTVFYLSTTPAAHGALQAEIDNAIRSGKVTRPVIADAEALELGYLNAVIKEGLRMWPPISGLQLKCSDKDDVVCGYQVPAGTAVGISEFTVMRDKSVFGEDADRFNPSRWVEERDPKRLKEMELTQGLVFASGTRWECLGKKLAYTELRKVLFELFLRYDFAMTDPAKPFEYWNYGATLHEHMNVTITRREA, encoded by the exons ATGGTCATCTTCAACAGCCTCGTCCTGACGGGCGTTCTGGTCTCATCAGTCTTGTACATTTTTGCGTCCAGGATCAAGACCTatctccggctccggcatATCCCCGGCCCTGCCGGGGCGGCACTGTCTCGATCATGGATTTTCAGAAAAACCATGGCGGGCAGGATCCCAAATGCGCTCGCCGAAGTCGCCGGCGAGTATGGACCGTTGGCAAGGGTTGGACCGAACTG GCTCATCTGCAGCGACACCAAAGAGATCCGCCGGATGTGGTCCGTCCACTCAGGCTGGCACCGCGACGTCTGGTACAACGGCTTCCGCTTCGATCCAGCCAACGACAACATCCTCACCGCCAACGAGAACAAAGTCCACCACCGCATCCGCAGCAACGTCCTCCCGGGGTATAACGCCAAAGGAATAACCACACAAGAAGGCGTGATCGACACCCAAGTCGGGAAGCTTCTGGGGCTTATCGAGAAGAAATACGTCTCCTCCAAGGAAACCGGCATCCGACCCATGGACATGGCGCGCAAGTTCCTTTACTTCACCCAAGACACCACCTCCGCGCTGGGGTTCACCACTCCCTTTGGGTATCtggatgttgacgaggaTTTCAACAACACGATCAGCACCCTGGAGGGCATGCTccccaccgtcaccaccctcggATTGTTTCCGGTGATTATCTCCTTGATGAACAACCCCCTGGTGAAAAGCCTGCTGCCCAAACCGCATGACAACAACGGGATGGGGAAGCTGCTTGGGCTGATCAAAGACAGGGTTGATGTCCGGTACGAGAACAAGGccaaaggggaggaggacatccTCCAGCGGTTTGTGGAGAGTAACCTCTCTCGTCAAGAAGTCGAGGCGGAGGTGTTGATCATGCTGTTTGGGGGGACCGACACTACCGCCACGGCGTTGAGGATGACGGTGTTTTATCTttcaaccacccccgccgcgcACGGTGCTCTTCAGGCGGAAATCGACAACGCGATCAGGTCGGGGAAGGTCACCAGGCCGGTTATTGCTGACGCTGAGGCGCTCGAACTGGGTTATCTGAATGCGGTCATCAAGGAAGGGTTGAGAATGTGGCCGCCTATCTCGGGATTGCAGCTCAAGTGCTCGGACAAGGATGATGTCGTTTGCGGATATCAAGTCCCCGCGGGCACGGCAGTGGGGATATCCGAGTTTACCGTCATGAGAGATAAGAGTGTTTTTGGGGAAGATGCGGACAGGTTTAATCCGAGtaggtgggtggaggagagggaccccaagaggttgaaggagatggagttgacgcaggggttggtgtttgcttCCGGGACGAGGTGGGAGTGCTTGGGGAAGAAGTTGGCGTATACCGAGTTGAGAAAGGTGTTGTTCGAG TTGTTTTTGAGATATGACTTTGCCATGACTGACCCGGCGAAGCCGTTTGAGTATTGGAACTATGGGGCGACGCTGCATGAGCATATGAATGTGACGATTacgaggagggaggcttgA
- a CDS encoding hypothetical protein (COG:G; EggNog:ENOG503P0XZ): MLEPLEGKIKPCLIHGDLWDENSAANETTGKPFVFDPTTLYAHNEHEIGNWRAVRHRLSRKEYVEQYKRCFPPDEPVEERNDRNLLYSLRFDLSAAVLIPGSDPREM; this comes from the exons ATGTTGGAACCCTTGGAAGGGAAGATCAAGCCCTGCTTGATCCACGGTGACCTCTGGGATGAGAACAGCGCTGCTAATGAGACAACTGGGAAGCCATTTGTCTTTGATCCAACGACCTTATACGCCCACAACGAACACGAGATTGGGAACTGGAGGGCGGTGAGGCATAGGCTGAGTAGGAAGGAGTATGTGGAGCAGTATAAGCGGTGTTTTCCGCCTGATGAACCTG TTGAGGAGCGTAATGATAGGAATCTGCTGTACTCACTCCGCTTTGATCTTTCGGCTGCGGTTCTTATTCCGGGGTCAGATCCTCGAGAGATGTGA
- a CDS encoding hypothetical protein (COG:E; CAZy:AA3; EggNog:ENOG503NUKJ), with the protein MAAPPPPSSLSSSSSSSPKEIPLPDSIDFLSESQWTVFMALMDTIAPAILPPKSIASSDNNAPDDKSVLRLSQQEYADAASKIRAAVSPHEVTAETIESYLRERPSDNPMFEKIMKLVLSGLPPSKKRELKILLSVLSTRPGSLILTSYGTPLPQLGLEDRTRVLEGWRESRLWAVRGLFKSMTTLGKLGFLRSSNTFAPLTGFPSVPKEWVATSSFPFEFIRPTAEVETDVVIIGSGCGSGVVTNRLANTFGKGVKVLVLEKGGHFDASYFPMSQTVGLSAMFEAGGVVESDDGSITVTAGSCFGGGGTVNWSASLQPQDFVRKDWAETYKMPFFDGREFQECLDYVWEKMGVTDKITPNHGNQVLLNGGRQTGCKRCKIVPQNTRGQPHNCGYCTLGCANGEKMGPVNGWFPEAAEKGAVEFIEGFRAERVLFDEKKKSKKVACGVAGVWTPKEGGEPIKVVVKAKKVVVSAGTLWSPVVLMNSGIKNPQVGKNLYLHPVNFVAGAFDEDIRPWEGGSLTTVVGDFEDLDGKGHGAKLEAMSMMPSLALPFLTWRSGSDYKLMAAKYRHINQYISIIRDRDTGYIYRDPYTGDPRISYTPSDFDRAHNFVGVLELCKILHATGAREIHPCLPGFQPFVRSQGDSKKTDKAFKKWLRKLKKHGNKPPVAPFVSAHQMGTCRMSAKAKDGVVDPRGRVWDTEGLYVADASVFPTASGVNPMVTTMALADWVARGICEDIKDELVVEKVPSRL; encoded by the exons atggcagcaccaccaccaccatcatcattatcatcatcatcatcatcatcaccaaaagaaatccccctccccgactcAATCGACTTCCTCTCCGAATCACAATGGACCGTCTTCATGGCCCTAATGGACACCATCGCGCCCGCGATCCTGCCCCCAAAGTCCATCGCCTCTTCCGACAACAACGCCCCCGATGACAAGTCAGTCCTGAGGCTCTCCCAACAAGAATACGCCGACGCCGCCTCCAAAATCCGCGCAGCAGTCTCCCCCCACGAGGTCACCGCCGAGACAATCGAGTCCTACCTCCGCGAACGCCCCAGCGACAACCCCATGTTTGAAAAGATCATGAAACTCGTCCTCAGCGGcctgcccccctccaaaaagagGGAGCTGAAGATTCTCTTGAGTGTCTTGTCCACCAGACCAGGATCCTTAATCCTCACATCGTACGGCACGCCACTGCCCCAACTTGGGCTGGAGGATAGAACcagggttttggagggttgGAGGGAGAGCAGGCTTTGGGCTGTCAGGGGGTTGTTCAAGTCGATGACTACACTGGGCAAGCTGGGGTTTTTGAGGAGTAGTAATACTTTTGCGCCGCTGACGGGGTTTCCTTCTGTGCCGAAGGAGTGGGTTGCTACTTCTTCGTTTCCGTTTGAGTTTATCAGGCCAACGGCGGAGGTTGAAACGGACGTGGTGATTATTGGATCGGGGTGCGGGTCAGGGGTGGTGACGAACAGGTTGGCGAATACGTTTGGCAAAGGGGTCaaggttttggttttggaaaagggggggcatTTCGACGCGTCGTATTTTCCCATGTCGCAGACGGTGGGGTTGTCGGCTATGTTTGAGGccgggggggtggttgagtcGGATGATGGGTCGATTACTGTTACGGCGGGGAgctgttttgggggtggtgggacggTGAACTGGAGCGCGTCGTTGCAGCCGCAGGATTTTGTCAGGAAGGACTGGGCCGAGACGTACAAGATGCCTTTTTTTGACGGGAGGGAGTTCCAGGAGTGTTTGGATTATGTTTgggagaagatgggggtTACGGATAAGATTACGCCGAACCATGGAAATCAGGTGCTGTTGAATGGTGGGAGGCAGACGGGGTGTAAAAGGTGCAAGATTGTGCCGCAAAATACGCGCGGTCAACCGCACAACTGTGGTTATTGCACGTTGGGATGCGCCAATGGTGAGAAGATGGGACCTGTGAATGGATGGTTCCCAgaggctgctgagaaggGGGCTGTAGAGTTTATCGAAGGGTTCAGGGCTGAAAGAGTCCTTTTtgatgagaaaaagaagagcaagaaggtGGCCTGTGGTGTTGCGGGCGTTTGGACCCCCAAGGAAGGCGGAGAGCCGATCAAGGTTGtcgtcaaggccaagaaggtggTTGTCAGCGCTGGCACGCTGTGGAGTCCGGTGGTTCTGATGAACAGTGGGATCAAGAACCCCCAGGTTGGCAAGAACCTGTATTTGCATCCTGTCAActttgttgctggtgctttCGATGAGGACATTCGGCCTTGGGAGG GCGGCAGTCTCACGACGGTGGTTGGCGATTTTGAGGACCTCGACGGCAAGGGTCACGGCGCCAAACTGGAGGCCATGTCCATGATGCCCAGCTTGGCACTTCCCTTCCTCACATGGCGCTCTGGAAGCGACTACAAGCTGATGGCGGCCAAGTACCGCCACATCAACCAGTACATCTCCATCATCCGTGACAGGGACACTGGATACATTTACAGAGACCCCTATACCGGCGACCCTCGTATCTCGTACACGCCGTCCGATTTCGACCGCGCCCACAACTTTGTCGGTGTTCTCGAGCTCTGCAAAATTCTGCATGCGACTGGGGCGAGAGAAATCCACCCTTGTCTGCCTGGCTTCCAGCCATTTGTTCGGTCTCAAGGCGACTCAAAGAAGACGGACAAGGCGTTCAAGAAGTGGCTCAGGAAACTGAAGAAGCATGGCAACAAGCCACCTGTTGCGCCGTTTGTCTCGGCTCATCAGATGGGTACCTGCCGCATGAGCGCCAAGGCAAAGGACGGTGTCGTTGACCCTCGTGGTAGAGTGTGGGATACCGAGGGGCTGTATGTGGCCGATGCCAGTGTCTTCCCTACAGCCAGCGGTGTCAACCCTATGGTCACGACAATGGCTCTTGCTGATTGGGTTGCGAGGGGTATTTGTGAGGACATCAAGGACgagctggttgttgagaaAGTGCCTTCGAGGTTGTAA